Proteins from one Pseudomonas bijieensis genomic window:
- a CDS encoding TonB-dependent siderophore receptor has protein sequence MSRPLDTLLRPSLLAVAIAFAVPLASGPLLAAEQATSVRTYNLPAAPLASTLNQIASQAGLALSLNPSLASGKTSAPVQGQFDATGALREALRGTGLQLEQSSAGTYSLVAVPEGVMALPETSVIGAGVSETAWGPTEGYVATRTAAGTKTDTPIVELPRSVSVVTRQQMEDRSVLNLNDALRYTAGVQSSGYGSDSRNDWLLVRGFVPTQFLDGLPLPRGNYITPKIEPWNLERIAVLRGPASSVYGQTPPGGMLDMVSRRPQAESSNEVELQAGSYEHKQINFDSTGKVDDEGQFLYRLSGTVRDSNSQVDHIPDKRYNLAPSLTWNINDDTRLTFLSQYTRDDTGITGQFLPLQGTKLSSPAGKISHHKNLGDPDWEFYDRTYYALGYAFEHRLNDTWQFRQNLRYTKSDLETQGISAGGQFWPAGPDEAVSADGTVKRSASVVDEDISQFAVDNNFQADFQTGALSHTLLLGLDHQRSNSNSRWLWGSTGVPTSNIHNPIYGQDFSNVQYFTMYDYNQKTNQTGLYVQDQIALDNWRLTLGGREDWIHTGTEFHNQNNVTNTQRDKKFSGNAALSYVFDNGVTPYISFAQSFQAAAGSTVNSTEAFKPTEGEQYEAGIKYQPPGTKTLLTAAVFDLTQKNNSVTENNVTRQVGEVQVRGLELEASGDVTDNLKLIGSYTYNDSEITKGTTAEKGKRMAQVPRHQATAWADYTWHNGPLDGFGVGAGVRYVGDTYGNTTNTDWGHVGSYTVYDASAHYDLGRLNKTLKGVTVAVDAKNIFNKDYLSTCDGFYCYYGDQRNVVASVNYKW, from the coding sequence ATGTCCCGCCCGCTAGACACCCTGTTGCGCCCCAGCCTGCTGGCCGTTGCCATTGCCTTTGCCGTTCCTCTCGCCAGCGGCCCGCTGCTGGCCGCCGAACAGGCCACGAGCGTGCGCACCTACAACCTGCCCGCCGCGCCACTGGCCAGCACCCTGAACCAGATCGCCAGCCAGGCCGGCCTCGCGCTGAGCCTGAATCCGTCCCTGGCTTCGGGCAAGACCTCGGCTCCGGTCCAGGGCCAGTTCGACGCCACCGGCGCATTGCGCGAGGCCTTGCGCGGTACCGGCCTGCAATTGGAGCAAAGCAGCGCCGGCACCTACAGCCTGGTGGCCGTGCCTGAAGGCGTGATGGCCTTGCCGGAAACCAGCGTGATCGGTGCCGGTGTCAGCGAAACCGCGTGGGGCCCGACCGAAGGTTACGTCGCCACCCGCACCGCCGCCGGTACCAAGACCGATACGCCGATCGTCGAACTGCCGCGCTCAGTCTCGGTGGTCACGCGCCAACAAATGGAGGACCGTTCTGTCCTCAACCTCAATGACGCCCTGCGCTACACCGCTGGCGTGCAGAGCAGCGGCTACGGCTCGGATTCGCGCAATGACTGGCTGCTGGTTCGCGGCTTCGTGCCGACTCAGTTCCTCGATGGCCTGCCGCTACCCAGGGGCAACTACATCACGCCGAAAATCGAGCCCTGGAACCTTGAACGCATCGCCGTACTGCGTGGCCCGGCCTCTTCGGTCTACGGCCAGACGCCACCTGGCGGCATGTTGGACATGGTCAGCCGTCGCCCACAGGCCGAAAGCAGCAACGAGGTCGAGTTGCAGGCCGGCAGCTACGAACACAAGCAGATCAACTTCGACAGCACCGGCAAGGTCGATGACGAAGGCCAGTTCCTCTATCGGCTCAGCGGCACCGTGCGCGACAGCAATTCCCAGGTCGATCACATCCCCGACAAGCGCTACAACCTCGCACCGAGCCTGACCTGGAACATCAACGACGACACGCGCCTGACCTTCCTGTCCCAATACACCCGCGACGACACTGGAATCACCGGGCAATTCCTGCCGCTGCAAGGCACCAAGCTGTCCTCGCCGGCGGGCAAGATTTCCCACCACAAGAACCTCGGCGACCCGGACTGGGAATTCTACGACCGTACCTACTACGCCCTCGGCTATGCGTTCGAACATCGCCTGAACGACACCTGGCAGTTCCGCCAGAACCTGCGCTACACCAAGAGCGACCTGGAAACCCAGGGCATCTCCGCCGGCGGGCAATTCTGGCCGGCGGGTCCTGATGAAGCGGTGAGCGCCGATGGCACGGTCAAGCGCAGCGCCAGTGTCGTCGACGAAGACATCAGCCAGTTCGCCGTGGACAACAACTTCCAGGCCGATTTCCAGACCGGCGCCCTCAGCCACACTTTGCTGCTGGGCCTGGACCACCAGCGCTCCAACAGCAATTCGCGCTGGTTGTGGGGTTCGACCGGCGTGCCGACCAGCAACATCCACAACCCGATCTATGGACAGGATTTCTCCAACGTCCAGTACTTCACCATGTACGACTACAACCAGAAGACCAACCAGACCGGCCTGTACGTCCAGGATCAGATCGCCCTGGACAACTGGCGCCTGACCCTCGGCGGTCGTGAAGACTGGATTCACACCGGCACCGAATTCCACAACCAGAACAACGTAACCAACACCCAGCGCGACAAGAAATTCAGCGGCAACGCGGCGTTGAGCTACGTCTTCGATAACGGTGTGACGCCCTACATCTCCTTCGCCCAGTCGTTCCAGGCGGCGGCGGGCTCGACCGTCAACAGCACCGAAGCGTTCAAACCCACCGAAGGCGAACAATACGAAGCGGGGATCAAGTACCAGCCACCCGGCACCAAGACTCTGCTGACCGCTGCGGTGTTCGACCTGACTCAGAAAAACAACTCTGTCACCGAAAACAACGTCACCCGCCAAGTGGGTGAAGTACAGGTGCGCGGCCTGGAGTTGGAAGCCTCAGGCGACGTGACCGACAACCTCAAGCTGATCGGTTCCTACACCTACAACGACAGCGAAATCACCAAGGGCACGACAGCTGAAAAAGGCAAGCGCATGGCCCAGGTGCCGCGTCACCAGGCCACCGCCTGGGCGGACTACACCTGGCATAACGGCCCGCTCGACGGTTTCGGCGTCGGCGCTGGCGTGCGTTATGTCGGCGACACCTACGGCAACACCACCAACACCGACTGGGGCCATGTCGGCTCCTACACCGTGTATGACGCCTCGGCCCATTACGACCTGGGCCGTTTGAACAAGACCCTCAAGGGGGTCACGGTAGCGGTGGACGCGAAAAACATCTTCAACAAGGACTACCTGTCCACGTGCGACGGCTTCTACTGCTACTACGGCGACCAACGCAACGTCGTCGCCAGCGTGAATTACAAATGGTAA